Proteins encoded by one window of Porphyromonas vaginalis:
- a CDS encoding DUF3137 domain-containing protein, whose protein sequence is MMKEDHLIDFKIVAQQMRGQLTHIAMWRKIVRLLIYSVYPLALLWLAFTIFGRYIVDAGNYETSQITATYVVIFFVAFVVLNTLFSLCLNVLKQKEEKVMGQVINQLFPDANYSPTKEVKVSDIRASRLFGTPNRSEGTLQVASYGALSFPTQHQALTIADIGVTATNEQNTKPWRSFRLLCRAIFSPMWGAQVESTMFSFRGMFGYCRLPRTCRGFVMLLPDHLEDKLGYFALTIQKLRERHKAKFVYLEDPEFERLFTVYADDEVEARMILTPAMMKKLTALRCSFTHDLMLSFSGDTFYYASNMPKGFLRLSGKTSLNEDLLLEIYQEIGFCLSVEEMMGKHVDK, encoded by the coding sequence ATGATGAAAGAAGACCACTTGATTGACTTCAAGATTGTCGCTCAACAAATGAGAGGGCAACTAACCCACATAGCTATGTGGCGTAAGATTGTTAGGCTTCTCATTTATTCCGTTTACCCTTTGGCTCTGCTTTGGCTTGCATTCACTATATTCGGAAGGTATATCGTTGATGCGGGCAATTATGAAACCTCACAAATAACGGCAACGTATGTCGTCATATTCTTTGTCGCCTTTGTGGTCCTCAATACGCTGTTCTCTTTATGCCTAAATGTACTGAAGCAGAAAGAGGAAAAAGTAATGGGGCAAGTTATCAACCAGCTATTTCCGGATGCAAATTATTCTCCGACAAAAGAAGTAAAGGTGTCCGATATTCGGGCAAGCAGACTATTCGGAACCCCAAATAGGTCGGAGGGTACTCTGCAAGTGGCAAGTTACGGTGCATTGAGTTTCCCAACTCAGCATCAAGCATTGACAATAGCCGATATAGGAGTAACCGCAACAAATGAACAGAATACTAAACCATGGAGATCCTTTAGGCTCCTCTGTCGGGCGATTTTCAGTCCGATGTGGGGCGCACAAGTAGAGAGCACGATGTTCAGCTTTAGGGGAATGTTTGGTTACTGCCGTCTTCCAAGAACTTGCAGGGGATTTGTTATGCTGCTTCCCGACCATTTGGAGGATAAGTTGGGCTACTTCGCTCTGACGATACAAAAACTGAGGGAGAGACATAAAGCAAAGTTTGTTTATTTGGAAGACCCCGAGTTTGAACGTCTCTTTACCGTATATGCCGATGACGAGGTAGAAGCCCGTATGATTTTGACCCCGGCAATGATGAAGAAACTTACCGCTCTTCGTTGTTCCTTTACTCATGACTTGATGCTCTCCTTTAGCGGAGATACATTTTATTATGCCTCCAATATGCCAAAAGGATTTCTTCGCCTTAGCGGGAAAACATCTTTAAACGAAGACCTATTGCTTGAAATCTACCAAGAGATCGGGTTCTGTCTTTCTGTAGAAGAAATGATGGGGAAGCATGTGGATAAGTAG